A genomic segment from uncultured Desulfuromonas sp. encodes:
- a CDS encoding ATP-binding protein, which translates to MELPGNAFLPLLLSELEKMSEQERDLIFRSVNRFGQEVVCWFDNRDHIRYISPNCLTLFGWEMSQFMQRPELLEQVIHPDDRSLWRRHSKRGREEIEVRIVTSGGTQEWMEYRCLPLVDAHGKHCGRIGTFMNISRRHAVQHRAQALALALEQSPTGIVVTGADGNVLYANEAFHALRCSIIGSIHGNKLDLFTLEYQDQLSDLWDFLRKGESWKGEKVCGYDGREQIVELIVTPVFDEMDQVSLILFLVQDVTRERHDQQLLQQQHEQLQQLFAKVEKISREWELSFDCIDDIIFLMDSAGQIQRINQAVERHYHVSVKKLVGRSVDSFLPKSVVPQLFDNEQGEFFDERVEKSFSWQAFEFLKQSEENRDVRVVTLHDVTEMRALTDQLEKAYESQKAAQSQLVQQEKMASIGQLAAGVAHEINNPVGFIRSNLNTLGKYLQRFDEHIETLEHLLQQTGQEELIDQVNRSRKEKKLNLISQDALQLIEESVEGTNRVSIIVQNLKSFSRVDDAGLRWADLNECLEASLSIAWNEIKYNSRIEKDYGDLPQVLCNPQQLNQVILNLLVNAAQAIEQQGVITLKTWADSQWAYISVQDTGCGMTPEVKKRIFDPFYTTKEVGKGTGLGLSICYDIINKHHGSISVESILAQGTTFQIQLPLQPREDVDLSTEQDPT; encoded by the coding sequence ATGGAACTTCCCGGCAATGCCTTTTTGCCTTTGCTCTTGAGTGAACTGGAAAAAATGTCTGAGCAGGAACGCGATCTGATCTTTCGCAGTGTGAATCGCTTCGGCCAGGAGGTGGTTTGCTGGTTTGATAACCGGGATCATATTCGCTATATCTCCCCCAATTGCCTGACGCTGTTTGGTTGGGAGATGTCTCAGTTTATGCAACGTCCAGAGCTCCTCGAACAGGTGATTCATCCAGATGACCGTTCTTTGTGGCGTCGTCATAGTAAACGAGGCCGCGAGGAAATCGAGGTGCGGATTGTTACGTCGGGCGGCACGCAGGAATGGATGGAATACCGTTGTCTTCCTCTGGTTGATGCCCATGGAAAACACTGTGGACGGATCGGCACGTTTATGAATATCAGTCGGCGCCATGCCGTCCAACATCGAGCCCAGGCGTTGGCTTTGGCTCTTGAACAAAGTCCTACAGGGATTGTTGTTACCGGAGCAGACGGAAATGTGCTGTATGCCAATGAGGCTTTTCATGCGTTACGGTGCAGCATTATCGGCTCGATCCACGGCAATAAACTCGATCTGTTTACGCTGGAATATCAAGACCAGTTGTCTGATTTGTGGGATTTCCTTCGTAAAGGTGAATCATGGAAAGGAGAAAAAGTCTGTGGATACGATGGTCGTGAGCAGATTGTTGAACTTATTGTCACTCCTGTGTTTGATGAAATGGATCAGGTCAGCCTGATTTTATTTCTTGTGCAGGATGTGACCCGCGAGCGACACGACCAGCAACTGCTGCAACAACAGCATGAACAGCTGCAACAACTGTTTGCAAAAGTTGAAAAAATCAGCCGGGAATGGGAACTCAGCTTTGATTGCATTGATGACATTATCTTTCTTATGGATAGTGCCGGGCAGATCCAGCGGATCAATCAGGCTGTTGAGCGTCATTATCATGTTTCCGTTAAAAAACTCGTTGGCCGTTCCGTTGACTCCTTTTTGCCGAAGTCCGTAGTTCCACAGCTTTTCGATAATGAGCAAGGAGAGTTTTTTGATGAGAGGGTCGAAAAATCGTTTTCCTGGCAAGCTTTTGAATTTTTGAAACAAAGCGAAGAAAATCGAGATGTCAGGGTTGTTACTTTACACGATGTGACCGAGATGCGAGCGTTGACGGATCAACTCGAAAAAGCTTATGAGTCGCAAAAGGCGGCACAGAGTCAATTGGTTCAGCAGGAAAAAATGGCTTCTATCGGCCAGTTGGCTGCTGGCGTGGCACATGAGATCAATAACCCCGTGGGATTTATCCGCAGTAATCTCAATACTCTTGGCAAGTATCTACAACGTTTCGATGAACATATTGAGACCTTGGAACACTTGCTCCAGCAAACCGGCCAGGAAGAGCTGATTGATCAGGTAAACAGAAGTCGCAAGGAGAAAAAACTGAATTTGATTTCGCAAGACGCATTGCAGTTGATTGAGGAATCCGTCGAAGGCACCAATCGCGTCAGTATCATTGTTCAAAATTTGAAAAGTTTTTCCAGGGTCGATGACGCTGGTTTGCGCTGGGCTGATTTGAATGAATGTCTTGAGGCCAGTCTTAGTATCGCCTGGAACGAGATTAAATATAACAGCCGTATCGAAAAAGACTATGGTGACCTGCCTCAGGTTCTCTGTAATCCGCAGCAACTTAATCAAGTGATTTTAAATCTGCTTGTGAATGCCGCCCAAGCCATTGAACAGCAAGGAGTGATTACTCTGAAAACCTGGGCGGATTCCCAATGGGCCTATATCTCTGTCCAAGATACTGGCTGCGGTATGACCCCAGAAGTCAAAAAACGTATTTTTGACCCATTCTATACGACGAAAGAGGTCGGTAAAGGAACCGGTCTGGGGTTAAGTATTTGCTATGACATTATCAACAAACATCATGGCTCTATTTCTGTCGAGAGTATCTTGGCGCAGGGGACAACGTTTCAAATCCAGCTTCCTCTTCAGCCTCGGGAAGATGTTGACCTTTCAACGGAACAGGATCCGACGTGA
- a CDS encoding methyl-accepting chemotaxis protein, producing the protein MSINLKWMTVCVVVVQLAILALGGGRWSGFDIGLVLLLCASGWLLFWILNSKRNVTAAFETRDVNNCSPEMLYANAQMFIGSLHQEVSAQCADSQQENLQVQNILSDAIEKLIASFTKLENLTDEQKTLALGLIQGGQQNKSSDTVSFKHLFKEIEDVMKRLLDATIENNTQTGDLMISMDATQEQFRKVLGMLGEVRKIADQTNLLAINAAVEAARAGNAGKGFAVVAEEVRNLSIRSNRFSEQIDVSVQQISKAFEGVSGSIKTLAQRSDQLVEEERDHIGHAMDQARDFNGAVEQNAREISQRAEAVSQQVRQAVTSLQFQDMATQVIDTVSRRLGSLDGLMYDLKIKIDQTAMAETAVAQLENFFVESIDLVKASHHNPVSQKSMDEGDIELF; encoded by the coding sequence ATGTCGATCAACCTGAAATGGATGACAGTGTGTGTTGTCGTGGTGCAGTTGGCCATTCTGGCCCTGGGGGGAGGGCGTTGGAGCGGTTTTGATATCGGTCTTGTTCTTCTGCTTTGCGCAAGCGGATGGCTGCTCTTCTGGATTCTGAATAGCAAGAGGAATGTCACTGCCGCATTCGAGACCAGAGATGTCAATAACTGCAGTCCGGAAATGCTTTACGCAAACGCACAAATGTTTATAGGCAGTCTGCATCAGGAAGTGTCTGCACAATGTGCTGATAGCCAACAGGAGAATCTTCAGGTCCAGAATATTTTGTCTGATGCCATTGAAAAATTAATTGCCAGTTTCACAAAACTCGAAAATCTTACCGATGAACAAAAGACCTTGGCATTGGGGCTCATTCAAGGTGGTCAGCAAAACAAATCCAGCGATACCGTCTCATTTAAGCACCTTTTTAAGGAAATTGAAGACGTAATGAAACGTCTGCTGGATGCTACCATTGAAAACAATACACAAACTGGTGACCTCATGATTTCAATGGACGCCACTCAGGAGCAGTTTCGAAAAGTTCTGGGCATGCTCGGAGAAGTACGAAAAATAGCAGATCAAACCAATCTTCTCGCTATTAATGCGGCTGTAGAAGCGGCCCGGGCCGGAAATGCCGGTAAAGGCTTTGCCGTTGTTGCTGAGGAAGTGCGGAATCTTTCGATCCGCTCCAACCGATTCAGTGAGCAGATTGATGTCTCGGTACAACAAATCTCAAAAGCCTTTGAAGGTGTCAGTGGTTCAATTAAAACTCTGGCACAGCGATCAGATCAGCTGGTTGAAGAAGAGCGCGACCATATCGGCCATGCCATGGATCAGGCCCGTGATTTTAATGGTGCCGTTGAACAGAACGCACGCGAGATCTCCCAGCGTGCTGAAGCGGTTTCTCAGCAGGTGCGGCAAGCCGTCACCTCGTTGCAGTTTCAGGATATGGCAACACAGGTCATTGATACCGTCAGTAGACGTCTCGGCTCTTTGGACGGTCTTATGTATGATTTGAAAATTAAAATTGATCAGACTGCGATGGCAGAAACGGCCGTCGCTCAACTTGAGAATTTCTTTGTTGAATCCATTGATCTGGTCAAGGCAAGTCACCACAATCCGGTCTCACAAAAGAGCATGGACGAAGGAGACATCGAGCTGTTCTAG
- a CDS encoding response regulator yields MAKTILAVDDSKSILQMVSFTLKGAGYQVIEASNGQEGLAAAQRQKIDLVLTDLNMPVMDGLTMVQKLRATPACKFTPMLMLTTEAGADFKAKGKAAGLTGWLVKPFDPQKLLGVVKKVLG; encoded by the coding sequence ATGGCCAAAACAATCTTAGCCGTAGACGATTCCAAATCCATATTGCAAATGGTGTCCTTCACCCTCAAAGGCGCCGGCTACCAGGTGATTGAAGCCAGTAACGGTCAAGAAGGGTTAGCCGCTGCCCAGCGCCAGAAGATCGACCTCGTTCTCACCGACCTCAACATGCCGGTCATGGACGGATTAACCATGGTGCAGAAGCTGCGTGCCACTCCAGCCTGTAAATTCACCCCGATGCTCATGCTCACCACCGAAGCCGGAGCCGACTTCAAAGCCAAAGGCAAAGCCGCCGGACTCACCGGCTGGCTGGTCAAACCCTTTGATCCGCAAAAACTGCTCGGTGTCGTCAAAAAAGTGCTCGGATAA
- a CDS encoding STAS domain-containing protein, producing MFELESKAIHNSDGANYQLLIVRGDLGIATIGQLKDDLLSALQAHDHVVLDMASVTEVDYSVLQLLCSANKYAQKHGKHFQLKNQCTEAFIDRAQSLGFFRDQACNEAEDPTKCLWIPENLN from the coding sequence ATGTTTGAACTGGAAAGCAAAGCGATCCACAACAGTGACGGAGCCAACTATCAGCTGTTGATTGTCCGCGGAGATCTCGGCATTGCCACCATCGGTCAACTCAAAGACGATCTGCTCAGCGCCCTGCAGGCCCACGACCATGTCGTTCTCGACATGGCTTCAGTCACCGAAGTCGACTACAGCGTCCTGCAACTGTTGTGCAGCGCCAACAAATACGCCCAGAAACACGGCAAACACTTCCAGCTCAAAAACCAATGCACCGAAGCCTTCATCGACCGGGCCCAATCCCTTGGCTTCTTTCGCGACCAAGCCTGCAACGAAGCCGAAGACCCGACAAAATGCCTGTGGATACCCGAAAACCTCAACTAA
- a CDS encoding chemotaxis protein CheA, whose amino-acid sequence MQDAPQNAFKEEAYELLSELEDSLLELEEQPDDHETVSKVFRAMHTIKGSGAMFGFTTISEFTHEVETVFDLVRSGELPVSKQLVDLSLKARDHILSLLDSEADEQGQYAETGAELVAQFQALSRGGAPAPSPKQPSTNADNNTGKKDEHTTYRIRFRPSLDIMHNGTSIAQLLDELAELGQSRTIAHKTKIVDLEALEPENCYSSWDIILTSDCGEDAIRDVFIFVEDDCELIIKAIDLGNDEDDMEKKRLGDILVERGDISQAQIDEVLAKNKRIGDLLVEANLVSRDQVDSALLEQQEIRKLKEQKKEKTQGASSLRVPADKLDDLVNLVGEMVTVQSRLSQIANRFHDAELQSIAEEVERLTEELRDSTLTIRMLPIGSTFSKFKRLVRDISADLGKEVELKTSGADTELDKTVIEQLGDPLVHIIRNSMDHGIELPDDRVAAGKPRCGQVHLSAEHSGDSVIIKITDDGKGMDPEIIRNKAVSKGLIGPDEQLSHTDLLNLVFAPGFSTAQKVTGLSGRGVGMDVVKRAIESLRGSITLESEKGQGSVVSLRIPLTLAIIESLLVQIGDGCFVLPLTAVEECIELTAKDIHDAHGRNLARVRGHLIPYVPLREEFAIDSPQPAVQQIVITQINGQQLGFVVDNVIGEHQTVIKSLGPMYRDVQCVSGATILGDGSVALILDIVYLMQKAAEEGRGQAQLV is encoded by the coding sequence ATGCAGGATGCACCGCAAAACGCTTTTAAGGAAGAAGCCTACGAACTGCTCAGTGAGCTCGAAGACTCGTTACTCGAACTCGAAGAACAACCCGACGACCATGAAACCGTCAGCAAAGTGTTCCGAGCCATGCACACCATCAAAGGCTCCGGCGCCATGTTCGGCTTCACCACCATCTCAGAGTTCACCCACGAAGTCGAAACCGTCTTCGATCTTGTGCGCAGCGGCGAGCTACCCGTCAGCAAACAACTCGTCGATCTGTCCTTAAAAGCACGCGACCACATCCTGTCCCTGCTCGACAGCGAAGCCGACGAACAAGGACAATACGCCGAAACCGGCGCAGAACTCGTCGCCCAGTTCCAGGCCTTAAGTCGAGGAGGCGCCCCCGCACCATCCCCCAAACAACCCAGCACCAATGCCGACAACAACACCGGCAAAAAAGACGAACACACCACCTACCGCATCCGCTTTCGGCCGTCACTCGACATCATGCACAACGGCACCTCCATTGCCCAACTGCTCGACGAACTCGCAGAACTCGGTCAAAGCCGTACCATTGCCCATAAAACAAAAATTGTCGACCTTGAAGCATTAGAGCCCGAAAACTGCTATTCCAGCTGGGACATCATCCTCACCAGCGACTGCGGCGAAGACGCCATCCGTGACGTCTTCATCTTCGTCGAAGACGACTGTGAACTCATCATCAAAGCCATTGATCTCGGCAACGACGAAGACGACATGGAGAAAAAACGCCTCGGCGACATCCTTGTTGAACGCGGCGATATCAGCCAGGCCCAGATCGATGAAGTCTTAGCCAAAAACAAACGGATCGGCGATCTACTCGTTGAAGCCAATCTCGTCAGCCGCGACCAGGTCGACTCCGCCCTGCTCGAACAACAAGAGATCCGCAAACTCAAAGAACAGAAAAAAGAAAAAACCCAAGGCGCCAGCAGCCTGCGCGTGCCCGCCGACAAACTCGACGATCTCGTCAACCTTGTCGGCGAAATGGTCACCGTCCAGTCACGGCTCAGCCAAATCGCCAACCGCTTCCACGACGCCGAACTGCAATCCATCGCCGAAGAAGTCGAACGCCTCACCGAAGAGCTGCGCGACAGCACCCTGACCATCCGCATGCTGCCCATCGGCAGCACCTTCAGCAAATTCAAACGCCTGGTCCGCGACATCAGCGCCGATCTCGGCAAAGAAGTCGAACTCAAAACCAGCGGAGCCGACACCGAACTCGACAAAACCGTCATCGAACAACTCGGCGATCCCCTCGTCCACATCATCCGCAACAGCATGGACCACGGCATCGAGCTGCCCGACGACCGCGTCGCCGCCGGCAAACCCCGGTGTGGCCAAGTCCACTTAAGCGCCGAACACTCCGGCGACAGCGTCATCATCAAAATCACTGACGACGGCAAAGGCATGGACCCCGAAATCATCCGCAACAAAGCCGTCAGCAAAGGGCTCATCGGTCCCGACGAACAACTCAGCCACACCGATCTGCTCAACCTCGTCTTTGCCCCCGGCTTCTCCACCGCCCAGAAAGTCACCGGCCTGTCCGGGCGAGGCGTTGGCATGGACGTTGTCAAACGCGCCATCGAATCCTTACGCGGCAGCATCACCTTAGAAAGCGAAAAAGGCCAAGGCAGCGTTGTCAGCCTGCGCATTCCGCTCACCCTCGCCATCATCGAAAGCCTGCTGGTGCAGATCGGTGACGGATGCTTTGTGCTGCCCCTGACCGCCGTTGAAGAATGCATAGAGCTCACCGCCAAAGACATCCACGACGCCCATGGCCGTAACCTCGCCCGCGTGCGAGGGCACCTGATCCCCTACGTGCCGCTACGCGAAGAATTTGCCATCGACAGCCCGCAGCCCGCCGTGCAACAGATCGTCATCACCCAGATCAACGGCCAGCAGCTCGGCTTTGTCGTCGACAATGTCATTGGTGAACATCAAACCGTCATTAAATCCCTCGGTCCCATGTATCGCGATGTGCAATGCGTTTCCGGTGCCACCATCCTTGGAGACGGTAGTGTCGCGTTGATTCTCGATATTGTTTATCTCATGCAGAAGGCGGCTGAAGAGGGGCGAGGACAGGCTCAGTTGGTTTGA
- a CDS encoding chemotaxis protein CheW, producing MAVEDLEQINQYLTFQLDEEVFALEISKVREVLDFTDITKVPQTPIFMRGVINLRGSVVPVVDMRVKFSMSEAEATVNTCIIITEVFMDGETSVLGALVDSVQEVLEIDSGQIEPPPRIGTKLDTEFIRGMGKHNEEFIIILDVDRVFSADEISLIQTFDKDV from the coding sequence ATGGCTGTAGAAGATCTTGAACAGATAAACCAGTATCTGACCTTTCAGCTTGATGAAGAGGTCTTTGCACTGGAGATATCAAAAGTCCGAGAAGTGCTCGACTTCACAGACATTACCAAGGTGCCGCAAACACCGATCTTTATGCGTGGCGTAATCAACCTGCGTGGCAGTGTTGTCCCAGTGGTGGATATGCGCGTGAAGTTCAGCATGAGTGAAGCGGAAGCGACGGTAAACACCTGCATCATTATCACTGAGGTGTTTATGGATGGAGAAACCAGTGTCTTGGGCGCCCTGGTTGACTCGGTGCAGGAAGTGCTTGAAATCGATAGCGGCCAGATCGAACCGCCGCCACGTATCGGCACCAAGCTTGATACGGAGTTTATCCGTGGCATGGGCAAGCACAACGAGGAGTTCATTATTATCCTGGATGTCGACAGGGTGTTCTCTGCGGATGAAATTTCGCTGATTCAGACTTTTGATAAAGACGTTTGA
- a CDS encoding methyl-accepting chemotaxis protein produces the protein MRWKDLKLNGKFFVGFGLVLVMMLGVGLWSISGISDIVGNADEVISGNKLKGEMVQREVDHLNWANEVNALLTDDSVTQLTVQTDPHKCAFGQWYYGEGRKHAEELVPALRSLLSDIEQYHNELHHSAQRIGETFHQADVTLPKFLAEKEVDHLVWANTVLKYFSSDQKTLNIQENHELCGLGKFLYGEQGKQVAKSDPELAHLLEAIKEPHARLHESAKEIKRLPKKAAQEVFEKQTLVALKETQAILSKMKDRADELVVAMNEAKRIYATETVPNLKHVQKILGDISETTDEHIMTDEEMLYAASKTRQGVIWSLAAAFPIAILLAFGIARGIIGPLQKGIIFAQQIAHGNLEATIDVEQKDEVGKMASALREMIEQLKTIVGDVRTASNNVASGSQELSASSEEMSQGATEQAASAEEASSSMEQMAANIKQNADNAMQTEKIALKSSQDAQDGGKAVAETVKAMKDIAEKISIIEEIARQTNLLALNAAIEAARAGEHGKGFAVVASEVRKLAERSQSAAAEISDLSSSSVEVAETAGEMLAKMVPDIQRTAELVQEIAAASKEQDTGADQVNKAIQQLDQVIQQNAAAAEEMASTSEELNAQAAQLQDTISFFKLDSAAVKHLPRPKNSPPVSKAKATLSPKKAAAPAKGGSGLMLDMGAGKDSLDNEFEEY, from the coding sequence ATGCGCTGGAAGGATCTAAAACTCAACGGGAAGTTTTTTGTCGGCTTTGGTCTTGTCCTGGTGATGATGTTGGGCGTTGGTTTGTGGAGTATTTCTGGAATCAGTGACATTGTCGGTAATGCCGATGAAGTCATTTCAGGCAACAAACTCAAAGGGGAGATGGTGCAGAGAGAAGTTGATCATCTGAACTGGGCCAATGAGGTCAATGCTCTGTTGACGGATGATAGCGTCACTCAGCTCACGGTTCAGACCGACCCTCATAAATGTGCTTTTGGGCAATGGTACTATGGTGAGGGGCGAAAACATGCTGAAGAATTAGTCCCGGCTCTTCGTTCACTCCTATCGGATATTGAACAATACCACAATGAACTTCACCATTCCGCTCAGCGGATTGGTGAAACGTTCCATCAGGCTGACGTGACATTGCCCAAGTTTCTGGCGGAAAAAGAGGTCGATCATCTGGTGTGGGCGAATACTGTTCTCAAATATTTTTCCAGTGATCAGAAAACTCTGAATATTCAGGAAAACCATGAATTGTGTGGTCTGGGAAAATTTTTATATGGCGAGCAAGGCAAACAGGTCGCTAAAAGTGACCCGGAACTGGCTCATCTGCTCGAAGCGATTAAAGAACCTCATGCCCGTTTGCATGAGTCGGCTAAAGAAATTAAGCGCTTACCTAAAAAAGCGGCTCAAGAAGTGTTTGAAAAACAGACACTTGTGGCCTTGAAAGAGACGCAAGCCATTCTTTCTAAAATGAAAGACCGGGCTGATGAACTCGTTGTTGCCATGAATGAAGCCAAGAGAATTTATGCAACGGAAACTGTTCCTAATCTTAAACATGTCCAGAAAATTCTGGGAGATATTTCCGAAACGACGGACGAGCATATTATGACTGACGAAGAAATGCTCTATGCTGCGTCTAAAACCAGGCAAGGTGTGATTTGGAGCTTGGCGGCAGCTTTTCCAATCGCAATTCTCCTTGCGTTTGGCATTGCTCGTGGAATTATCGGACCTTTGCAGAAAGGGATCATTTTCGCACAGCAGATTGCTCACGGTAATCTTGAAGCGACGATAGATGTTGAGCAAAAAGATGAAGTAGGCAAGATGGCCAGTGCGTTGCGTGAGATGATTGAACAGCTTAAGACCATTGTCGGTGATGTGCGCACGGCTTCTAACAATGTGGCTTCAGGTAGTCAGGAATTGTCAGCCAGTTCCGAAGAGATGAGCCAGGGGGCCACCGAACAGGCGGCTTCTGCCGAAGAAGCCTCCTCCTCCATGGAGCAGATGGCCGCCAATATCAAGCAAAATGCCGACAACGCCATGCAGACGGAAAAGATTGCATTGAAGTCGTCACAGGATGCTCAGGACGGCGGTAAGGCCGTGGCGGAGACGGTCAAGGCGATGAAGGATATCGCCGAGAAGATCTCCATCATCGAGGAAATCGCTCGCCAGACCAATCTTTTGGCGCTCAATGCTGCTATTGAGGCGGCCCGCGCCGGCGAACACGGCAAAGGATTCGCTGTTGTGGCTTCTGAAGTCCGCAAGCTTGCCGAACGCAGCCAGAGTGCTGCCGCAGAGATCAGCGATTTGTCATCGAGCAGTGTGGAAGTGGCGGAAACCGCTGGTGAGATGTTGGCTAAAATGGTTCCTGATATTCAACGTACAGCAGAATTGGTTCAGGAAATCGCTGCAGCAAGCAAAGAGCAGGATACCGGTGCCGATCAGGTCAACAAAGCCATCCAGCAGCTTGATCAGGTCATCCAGCAAAATGCCGCAGCTGCCGAGGAGATGGCCTCGACCTCAGAAGAGCTCAACGCTCAGGCGGCGCAACTGCAGGATACCATTTCCTTCTTCAAGCTTGACTCTGCCGCTGTAAAGCACTTGCCTCGTCCTAAAAACTCGCCACCGGTTTCTAAGGCAAAGGCAACCCTGTCCCCTAAAAAAGCTGCAGCACCAGCGAAGGGTGGCTCTGGTTTGATGCTTGATATGGGGGCAGGAAAAGATTCGCTGGATAATGAATTTGAAGAATATTGA
- a CDS encoding protein-glutamate O-methyltransferase has translation MDLTQRDFDRLSAYIYQELGITLSESKKTMLTGRLTKRLRALKLASISDYCDFLFTAEGQALERVHLFDVITTNKTDFFREASHFDYLTKNILPSWQRSLSQRRSFKIWSAGCSSGEEPYTMSMVLADYAGKQSAGSFDYEIIATDISTKVLDHAKQAVYHSDRIQPVPAEMRSRYLLRSKDRNNPLVRITPALRKKIRFGRLNFMDADFSLPHPMDVIFCRNVIIYFDKETQERLVCKFCRKLQPGGFLFLGHSESLHGFNVPLTQVAPTVYRFD, from the coding sequence ATGGATCTGACACAGAGAGATTTTGATCGTCTAAGCGCTTATATCTATCAGGAATTAGGCATCACTCTGTCTGAGAGTAAGAAAACCATGTTGACCGGGCGTCTGACAAAACGTCTCAGAGCCCTTAAGCTGGCGAGCATCTCGGATTACTGTGATTTTCTTTTTACGGCGGAGGGACAGGCTCTCGAGCGGGTTCATCTGTTTGATGTCATTACGACCAACAAAACAGATTTTTTTCGCGAAGCCAGTCACTTCGACTATCTGACAAAAAATATCCTTCCTTCCTGGCAAAGAAGTCTTTCTCAACGGCGTTCGTTTAAAATCTGGAGTGCAGGGTGTTCTTCTGGTGAGGAACCTTACACCATGTCCATGGTGCTGGCGGATTATGCGGGCAAGCAATCTGCCGGTTCGTTTGATTACGAGATCATTGCGACAGATATTTCCACGAAAGTTTTGGATCACGCCAAACAAGCAGTTTATCACAGTGACCGGATTCAGCCTGTTCCTGCTGAGATGCGCTCCCGTTATCTGTTACGCAGCAAGGACCGAAACAACCCTCTCGTCCGCATCACTCCGGCATTACGCAAAAAAATTCGCTTTGGGCGGTTGAACTTCATGGATGCAGACTTTAGTCTTCCTCATCCCATGGATGTGATTTTTTGCCGCAATGTTATTATTTATTTTGATAAGGAGACTCAGGAACGACTCGTCTGTAAATTTTGTCGAAAATTACAACCGGGCGGATTTCTGTTTCTTGGTCATTCAGAGTCGTTGCATGGCTTTAATGTGCCATTAACGCAAGTGGCACCGACGGTGTACCGTTTTGACTGA
- a CDS encoding chemotaxis protein CheD, translating into MTDRPSLREYSQRVYLKPAELYIAASPTVIETVLGSCVAVTLYCRARQIGAVCHATLPTGTGGDFRYVNVCLAHMITSLKQAGANPATLVAKIFGGADVLSSSVIQPSVGLQNTEVALTVLAQEGIHIVNQDVGGRQGRKLIFLSDTGRAFVKKLAAGE; encoded by the coding sequence TTGACTGATCGCCCGTCTCTTCGAGAATACTCACAGCGTGTTTACCTGAAACCTGCCGAACTTTATATTGCGGCCTCTCCGACAGTAATAGAAACCGTACTGGGCTCGTGTGTCGCGGTTACCTTGTATTGCCGTGCTCGGCAAATCGGCGCCGTGTGTCATGCCACTTTGCCCACCGGCACCGGTGGAGATTTTAGATATGTCAATGTGTGCCTGGCTCACATGATCACGTCTCTTAAACAGGCCGGTGCCAACCCGGCAACTCTTGTGGCTAAAATTTTCGGTGGTGCAGATGTGTTGTCATCTTCCGTTATCCAGCCGTCTGTTGGCCTGCAGAATACTGAAGTCGCTTTGACAGTTTTAGCTCAAGAAGGAATTCACATCGTCAATCAGGACGTCGGAGGCCGACAAGGCCGTAAACTTATCTTTTTGTCCGACACTGGTCGCGCTTTCGTCAAAAAGCTTGCAGCAGGGGAATAA